The genomic region ACATATTTAGAACAAAAACAATGATTTACCCTATAGTTGTGGCAGGACATCCAGTCCTAAAGATGAAAGCCCAAGAGATAGACAAAAATTTTCCTGATTTAGATAAATTGATTGAAGATATGTTTGAAACAATGTACGTTTCAGACGGGGTTGGATTGGCAGCACCTCAGATAGGAAAGTCAATACGTCTGTTTGTGATAGATGGGAAGCCAGCAGCCGAAGATAATCCAGAACTCGAAAACTTTAAAAAAGTATTTTTAAACCCATATATTATTGAAGAGAGTGGTGAAGAGTGGTTCTTTAACGAGGGTTGTTTGAGCGTGCCCGGCATAAGAGAAGATGTTCAGCGCAAATCGATTGTTAAAATCAAGTATTTTGATGAAAATTGGCAACAGCACGAAGATGTTTTCGATGGTATGGCAGCCAGAATAATTCAACACGAATATGACCACTTGGAAGGCACTCTGTTTACCGACAGACTATCATTTTTAAAGAGAAAGATGTTAAGAGGCAAACTGTCGGACATCTCAAAAGGAATAGTTGATGTTAGTTATAATATCCGAACGAAATAACAAAGTATTTGTACAGTCGGTATTAAGATTAAATATATCTCAAAAAAGGTTGCTCGAAAAAATAACGGGCAACCTTTTTTTATTCTAAAAAGCACTGTATTTAAAAATAAAGTGTTAGATTGCAAAACATAGTGCGG from Bacteroidales bacterium harbors:
- the def gene encoding peptide deformylase; protein product: MIYPIVVAGHPVLKMKAQEIDKNFPDLDKLIEDMFETMYVSDGVGLAAPQIGKSIRLFVIDGKPAAEDNPELENFKKVFLNPYIIEESGEEWFFNEGCLSVPGIREDVQRKSIVKIKYFDENWQQHEDVFDGMAARIIQHEYDHLEGTLFTDRLSFLKRKMLRGKLSDISKGIVDVSYNIRTK